In Plodia interpunctella isolate USDA-ARS_2022_Savannah chromosome 22, ilPloInte3.2, whole genome shotgun sequence, the following proteins share a genomic window:
- the LOC128679626 gene encoding uncharacterized protein LOC128679626, which yields MVAILANPKWSEDLTIQMIIEYEKREYLWNPVSEHYKNKKIREQGYVEIINSLNLVDVTVKELKNKIKNIRSSYSVELKKIRAARKAGAHAYKPSVTWFEHADRFLRAIVTPSSVDTSLLEIPASDDSDAVQDLSERKSPEKKSTRKRRSSTRSSTPYVLNTPSPRPSTPFGLNQSTSPFGILPTSTSAPFLNPPVGIATPLTTSLATIYPIPTKQKKSNSYDDRNGDHNDLPQDLSQHSENVTENEFEMFGKLIASQLRKLPLSLALDTQLKIQTLVNAARIQAVYQQYSYAGPSQEALSVQALSNGILASMASQSSYASRAAMAIRSDSPEDMNRDMKTEYSVGSEGED from the exons ATGGTCGCCATACTCGCCAATCCCAAATGGAGCGAGGATTTGACCATCCAAATGATCATTGAGTACGAAAAACGCGAATACCTGTGGAATCCGGTGTCGGAACATTACAAGAACAAGAAGATTAGGGAGCAGGGCTACGTCGAAATCATTAACTCGTTAAATCTTGTCGACGTCACCGTGAAGGAATTGaaaaacaagataaaaaatatacgctCGTCGTACAGCGTCGAGCTGAAGAAGATTCGCGCGGCGAGGAAGGCCGGCGCGCATGCGTACAAGCCTAGCGTCACGTGGTTCGAGCACGCAGACAGGTTTCTGCGGGCGATCGTCACACCGAGCTCC GTCGACACAAGTCTGTTGGAGATTCCGGCGAGCGACGACAGCGACGCGGTGCAAGATTTGAGCGAGCGAAAATCGCCGGAGAAAAAAAGTACTAGAAAGCGTCGAAGTTCCACGCGATCTTCTACCCCCTATGTTTTGAACACTCCGTCCCCTCGCCCGAGCACTCCATTCGGTCTCAATCAGTCAACGTCACCTTTCGGAATCCTGCCAACATCGACATCAGCGCCCTTCCTCAATCCTCCAGTCGGCATTGCTACACCACTAACTACCTCTTTAGCGACAATTTATCCCATtccaacaaaacaaaagaagaGCAACAGTTATGACGATAGGAACGGAGACCACAATGATTTGCCCCAAGATTTGAGTCAACATTCGGAAAACGTTACTGAGAATGAGTTTGAAATGTTCGGGAAGCTGATAGCGAGTCAACTGAGAAAGTTGCCTTTGAGTCTGGCTTTGGACACTCAGTTGAAGATTCAGACTTTGGTGAACGCGGCAAGGATACAAGCGGTATACCAACAGTATAGCTACGCCGGCCCTTCTCAAGAAGCCTTGTCGGTGCAAGCACTTTCGAACGGTATTCTCGCCAGTATGGCATCACAGAGTAGCTACGCGTCTAGAGCCGCTATGGCCATACGCAGCGACTCGCCAGAAGACATGAACAGGGATATGAAAACTGAATATTCAGTAGGCTCTGAAGGCGAAGATTAG